TTTACATCGTCGAGGGGAGGCAGTACATGGTGCTCGGCGAGGAGGAAGGAATCATCGGGCCCGGCGATCTAGTGCACATCCCCAGAAACACCAAGCACGCAGGCATCATTATCGACGAGCGGGTTGTCATGTTCGCGGCCAAAAGTCCCTCCGGCAACGGTAACCTCGCCCAGGACCACAACGACGCTGAGGATGCTGATGAAATCACCGCGCATCTCAAAGCCAAATACGAAGAATACACGAAGGCAGATTAGCCGCTATCGGGGGCGGGAAATACTTTCAGCTTTAACCAGAGGACGCGGCGCTTCCCTCTGACGCGTTTTGCCTAATTTTCATATGCCATGCCCCCACCAATAGACCCAAAACATTTAGCCACGGCGAGGGAAGGAAAAGAAACATCGCCGCCGCCACCATGATAATTCGATCATTGGTTCGCAATAGAGCGCGGCCATACCCCATTGCCGCCATCACAATGAAAATGATTCCCACGCAAGACACAACAAGCCGGTAGGCAATTTCCCCGAAAGTGCCCTGGAGCAAAAGCAACTCGGGATAATAAACAGGGCTAGCAAAATTGATTGGAAGCGTCGAGGAAAATTTTCAACATCAAGAAAACCACACCCGTTGAAAAACCTTGAAACAGCTACAAAATTTCGGTTTTTCCCTCCTGCCTAAGCCCTACCCCAGCGCTTTTCCTCGAAAAAACCTCTGAGATACGCCACCTGGCCAGCATGCTGGGTATTGTCGGCTATGATGCTCACCAACCGCACCCCGAGGGTGGGCAGGGGATCGTACTGCGGCTCATCGAGTTCGCGATCAAGATCGGCGGGTCCCAGCCCGGCAAGGTATTTTTTGCTTCGCTCTAGCGCGGCGTCCGCATAGCCGAGAAGGAGATCGGCTGAGGCGACCTTGAAGGCGGCAACTTCCTCAAAGCTGTGCCCCTGTCCCGTTTCCGCATCATCAGGGGGCATACTAAAGCTGTCATGCCATCCCTCACTCGTCCACAATTGAGGGACCGCGGCCAAATCCGCCATGTGGTCGTCGTGAACCCGGGTCAGGTGCCAGGCCGTCCAGGCCATCGAGTTGGAATGCGGCGCAGGCATTCGGCAGAGCATTTCGCCCGATGCGCCCTCGAGCGAGCGGTGCAGGATACCGTTGATCCTTCCCAGGCCTTCAATGTATATCTCGCCTACTTCCATGATTATCTCCTTGCGTGGCATCGAAAAATATAAGCGGCGCCAATACGAAATAACGACCCAAAAACCATACAGCTCTTGCGACCAGCATTATTTGATAACGCCACCCTATCTCACACCAGCGATA
The sequence above is drawn from the Nitrospinaceae bacterium genome and encodes:
- a CDS encoding cupin domain-containing protein gives rise to the protein MPFYKRSEMEVANLSAQPMGKFQGLAGELMKVGFATYEKGKISRPHFHPNEEQFIYIVEGRQYMVLGEEEGIIGPGDLVHIPRNTKHAGIIIDERVVMFAAKSPSGNGNLAQDHNDAEDADEITAHLKAKYEEYTKAD
- a CDS encoding DUF664 domain-containing protein, producing MEVGEIYIEGLGRINGILHRSLEGASGEMLCRMPAPHSNSMAWTAWHLTRVHDDHMADLAAVPQLWTSEGWHDSFSMPPDDAETGQGHSFEEVAAFKVASADLLLGYADAALERSKKYLAGLGPADLDRELDEPQYDPLPTLGVRLVSIIADNTQHAGQVAYLRGFFEEKRWGRA